The following is a genomic window from Chitinophaga caseinilytica.
CAATCGGAACGGCCGGCCGGGTGAACCCTGGCCGGCCGTTCGTGTGTTAATTTTTTTATAACGCCGCGATGCCGTAATAGCGCAGCACTGCGGCATAATCGCTATAGTCGGCCAGGGGCGCCTGGCGCGCGTTCACCATCGTATTTGCGGGCACCACAAATATGCGCAGCTTCCTGAATTTCACCTGCGTCGCATATGCAGCGCCGGCCAGCGTCATGAGGCGGATGGCTACGGTATAGCGCGAGGGCGAGGTACCGGACTGATAGGTCAGGAACCGCGTTTCGTACAGCGAGCCGGAGCCAACGCCGGGCATGGGGTACCAGGCGGATTCCAGTTCCGTTTCCGGGTTATAGAACACCAATATCATGCTGGAATCCATTTTCCCGCGCGATACGTCGATCGTGAGGTTGATCGCGGAGGTGATGGTCTGCGGGCCGAAGTTGAACACCATAACGTTGGCGTTGCCGTCTTTCCCGTTGTCGCCCTTCGGGCCGGGGTCGCCTTTCTTCGAACAGGCGGAAACGAACAGGAGGAAGAGCATGGGAACGAGCGCACCGTACCGGCGCAACGTGCTTGTGAATTGTTTCTTCATGGGAAATATGCGGGATTTTGAATGTTTCGAGGTATTCGGGGCGGCACGGGTTCCGGAAAACGACGGCAAAATTAATCGCCTTTCCCGGCTTTCAAATACAAGAATGAAAACCGGCGCATTTCATCGTATTGGCGGGGCTGAAAACGAAATAGCCGGGGTAACGGGCCATAAAAAAAGCGGCGCCAAAATTAGCGCCGCCAGTTTATGTCATTTCAATCTTTCTAACTAAAACTATTTTGCGTTGGCCGTAGCCAGCAGTAACTGTTTGAGCTCGGGTGTCGAAGGGCGCGGCGCGTCTACCGTTACGATAGCGCCTTGTTTATCGAACACGAGGAACCGGGGGATGCCGGTGATCCTGTAATAATCGGTGAACTCTTTCCAGCCGCCGGCAAACAGTTGAATGCCGCCGAGCTGTTCCTTCTTCACGAAATCTTCCCATTTCTGCTTGTCCTTTTCCACATCCACCGAAATGCTCACGATCTGGATGTCGGTATTACCCTGCAGTTCTTCTTCGAGTTTTTTCAGATGCGGGATTTCCGCCTTGCAGGGGCCGCACCAGGTAGCCCAGGTGTCTATCAATACCACTTTGCCTTTCAGGCTTTCCATGGTCACGGTTTTACTGTTAATGTCGGGATAGGAGAAGTTGAAGGATTTGGCGCCTTTCGCAAAGGAGGCCAATCCCATTTCCGCACGCTTGTACCGCGCTTTCAGCGAGTCGGTAACCAGCAGGTGCTGATAAGGCTTCATGGCTTCGATGAGCGTAGACTGGTCGCGGTAACCGCCGAGGCCGTTTACGAGGAAAAATCCTTTCAGCGTATCGTTCTCCAGTCCTTTCATCATGTCATCCTTGCCTGGTTTTACGCCCGTTCCCATAAGGCGGTACATGGCGTAGGCGTTCATCCGGCGGAGGCCGTCGCCCAGCTGGAGCACGCGGGTATCCGCATATTTCCCGGGTTGAACGATCTGGCGGTAGTAGGCAGGATAATCTTCCTGTTTCGGATGTTTGGTGCGGGGCATGAAGAGGAAGTTGACCGCCGCTGCGTCTACGTCATTCACCACGAGGTAGCGCATCAGCTCATCGAACCGCTTGTTGCCGCTGCTTTTCATGGATTTGCGGAAAGCTTCGAACTTCGGGATGAAGGATTCGAAGACGGGGAAGAAATCTTCATAAGTGCCGCGGTACTGGATGCCGCTCCAGGATGGGATGGCGATATCGTCGTACACATTTTGCCAGGCCGCGAGGGCCTGATTTTCTTTGGAGCCCCCGCGCACGGCGGCTTTCGATCCTTTAATGTCCATCTCGATGGTGGACGCGCCTTTCAGGTAAATGCGATGACTGAGGTTGTTTACGTTCGCGTTGTCCGACACGTAATAAAACCCTTCTTCCGGATCGGCTACGGCGAAAGCGAAAGTTCCTGCGGCGGAGGTTTTCACGGTAGCCACCTGTGCCATGGCGCCGTCTTCCGCGCGGAAGAGGT
Proteins encoded in this region:
- a CDS encoding TlpA disulfide reductase family protein; the protein is MKKICLLAAMAASLHSFAAIPPTTYIQGVTDAKDPKTMYLFRAEDGAMAQVATVKTSAAGTFAFAVADPEEGFYYVSDNANVNNLSHRIYLKGASTIEMDIKGSKAAVRGGSKENQALAAWQNVYDDIAIPSWSGIQYRGTYEDFFPVFESFIPKFEAFRKSMKSSGNKRFDELMRYLVVNDVDAAAVNFLFMPRTKHPKQEDYPAYYRQIVQPGKYADTRVLQLGDGLRRMNAYAMYRLMGTGVKPGKDDMMKGLENDTLKGFFLVNGLGGYRDQSTLIEAMKPYQHLLVTDSLKARYKRAEMGLASFAKGAKSFNFSYPDINSKTVTMESLKGKVVLIDTWATWCGPCKAEIPHLKKLEEELQGNTDIQIVSISVDVEKDKQKWEDFVKKEQLGGIQLFAGGWKEFTDYYRITGIPRFLVFDKQGAIVTVDAPRPSTPELKQLLLATANAK